The Anomaloglossus baeobatrachus isolate aAnoBae1 chromosome 5, aAnoBae1.hap1, whole genome shotgun sequence genome includes the window ttatactgttatcattgggagatttcttcaataaaattagatgtatactctcatgggtgatgacttttattagactgactgtaatttgcactgaccatttagggaaatcagagaaaaatataatttgcacaaTAATTTGAAACATGGTGTATTATGAGAAATAGAAAATTATAATTTTACTATATAAATAGGGtgtgattttttttgtgtgtttttaataCTATTCAGTTTAACAGTTGTTGTGATGACTTGTGATGGAGTAAGCATTACAAGTGTACTAGTGTCAAAGATGCAAAGGCCAGAGGAAGAGTCAAACTACATGAAATGGATTTTACCTTGTTGTGTGTCTGCCCTTCTCTCCCATTGTGAATATagcaaattataaaaaaaaaagtcattctaTTCTTTCTTCATTTGGCATTAAAAGGAAATGTTAAGCTATGATTTGTAATGTTTTTTGTGCTTGAATTAttctctataactgttacttatgattgtttatatatgaaccgctgaactctaaagcgctgcagaatatgatagcgctatatttataaaaattattatttgAAACTAGGTATCAACTGGCTCAATGATAGGAAACAGAGGGTAGGTATCAAAGGTACACACTTTGATTGGGCACAGCTAACACCATTTTAGTTTTTACTGGGGTCAGTATTGGACCATCttcttttttaaatatttattaaagTGTTTGTGAGGTCATAAAGAAtagatattattatttattattatatttattccatagcactttacaagtgaaaagggtatacataaaaaccattacaaaaacagactggtacaggagagaggacctgcccatgagggctcacagtctacagggaatgggtgagggtacaataggtgaggacagagatggttgcgcagtggtgtactggactgagggttattgtaggcttgttggaagaggtgggtcttcaaattccttttgaagctttgcattgtaggcgagagtctgatatgctggggtagagcgttccagagtatgggggaggcgcgcgagaaatcttgtatgcgattgtgggaagaggagataagagaggagtagaggagattttgtgaggatctgaggttgtgtgcaggcaggtaccgggagactaggtcacagatataaggaggagagaggctggggatggctttgtatgtcatggttagtgttttgaacggaAGTCTTTGggaaatgggaagccagtgaagggattaacAGAGTGGTAAGGCCAGGGAAtaatgaggggagaggtggattaatatggaaacagagtttaggatagattgcagAGGTGCAAGATTGTTAGAAGGGACGccatagagcaggaggttgcagtagtcgagtagTCATTTGCAAATGATACTGAGTTTACATCGAAGGAATGTAATGTAACTTTATTAAAGTAATCTCTACAGAGGAAATTGAGGAAGAGGGAGGCTTGGAATAAGAAAAAGCAAGTGAAGCTTGGTAGAGTAAATGTAAAGTCATGCATCTAGACCAAGGCAACAAGATGTTTTCAGAAGAATTCCATCACAAAACACGTTAGAAATGTTGCAATTTTTTCCCAACTCAAAGTGGCACAAAAAttgagtgcctgcatgtgtgcggtgatgatgtgggcgacagcgcctgcgtgtgtgcggtgatgggggcagcagtgcctgcgtgtgtgcggtgatgatgggggcatcagtgtctgcgtgtgtgcggtgatgatgggggtggtgccGATGTGTGAGCGGCACTACCACTCTCTCCATTTGGcatgaagaaggaaaaaaaaaagtgatttgtttttttaccggatctgtcgcatcagtttttacacaaactgcgacggatccgttgcaccaggcacaaaccggattgtgccggattgtgcctgatggcaaaaaaacggatgtgtgaaaccagactAAATTCACAACATGAATATGGCCTCTGCCTTTTATTTGTAACATGACTTAATTTCTGATTAAGAgaattttattttaaaataaaacattttccactttCTAggtatgaaaatggcttctcacctatgTGAGCCCTTTAATGTTTAACAAGAGTTGTTTTGAAAGAAAAGCATTTTCCACAATCTCCACATTATTATGGTTTCTTCCCTCTGTGAGTTTTTTGATGACTAACCAAATTTGATTTAGACACAAAACACTTCCTACAGTCTGAACAtgtatatggcttctcccctgtgtgaattctcttatgtttaacaagacttgatatctgattaaaacatttcccacagtgtgaacaggaaaatggcttctcccctgtgtgaattctttgatgattAACAAGACATGCTAaccgattaaaacatttcccacagtgtgaacaggaaaatggcttctcccctgtgtgagttctctgatgtgtcacAAGACTTGATTTCCTTGTAAAAcgcttaccacattctgaacatgaaaatggcttctcccctatgtgagtTTTCCGATGGGTCATAAGACTTGATTtttctttaaaacatttcccacactctacaCATAAAAATGGCATCTCCCCTGTGTGAGCTCTCTGATGTGTAAGAAGATTTGATTTCTTTGCAAaatatttctcacattctgaacatgaaaatggtttctcccctgtgtgagttctctgatgtgtaacaagttttgatttcgttacaaaacacttcccacattctgggcatgaatatgacttctcccctgtgtggcttCTCTTATGTACAACAAGGGTTGATTGACAATTgaaatatttcccacactctgaacatgaaaatatctTAATTCCTTTGATAGTTATAACATCACTTCTGTTACTTTTATTTTCCTTAATACCCTgtggatcagatgatagatctttgctgtgatgcACTGAGGATACAGCAGGGATAAGAAAATGTTCTTCATTTGTGTCTTGTGGAACATCAACATCATATAATTGAAAATCTGAAGATGCCAGAAGTCCCTCTGATCTCCTAATACAGTCACCTGCCAAGAATAACACTTTTAGTACTTTTTCCATAATATAAACTTGGAAATAGTTTCCTTAAATTATGTATAATGTTCAATAAAATTGCAAGTCATGTTGCAAAATACGATAATTCTCTAATATGTTGGTGGTATTGTAACAGAAGACGACAGAGGAAGGACCACTAGATAGTGATATCAGGCCAACAGAGTCAGCTCTAGCAGTTTCCCAATTCAGTGTTGAATTCAGCATCTTCCTAGGTTCATGTCTCAGAGTGTTGGTCACCACTATTTAATAGTAAGACCCTCAGTGGAGAGTCATAAATGAGCCTTTCAGTCAGTACTATTAGGGGTGCCTGTCCGACACAATCCCTGACAGCCACATGCATTTTACTGCAGAACGGAGGAACAGTGTGATTATGTATGAAGAAGCTCTGATTTTGTAAAAACTGAAAAAACAAATTTGTAAACTGCTTTTCTCAAGTTGTTAAAAAAGTGGGTTAAGGAAGAAAGTGATCAATTTAATTTATCTGTAAAttgtcacctccagagctggacTCTAGCTCATTCTAACAACCAGGTGCAGAAAAATGCTGCTATACTGCGCCCAAAAAGCAAGGCAACCGACTCATGTAACCAACTAATAGGACACATGCAGGATACCTGCCGGGGGCTGGATGGATGCCTCTGTATATCAACATTTTTCCACACTGAATCTAATAAACCCTTATTTTTTTAACACCttatgaccaaggacgtactggtatgtccttggtcgcTTCCCTCCGATGGCGAGCCCTTGGTATTCCTTGCACACCTCGgctaatctgatcagcagacatgtgtggctaacaggtgctGATCCACTTGCACCAGTTAACTTCTTAGATCTTGCTGTCAAACAATCACAGCACAATTTAAATTTGTGGGGACTGCCctattccccgccgccatcggcggccctgtgacgtgatcatgGGGTGCGAAAGTAGTGTCATGGTAGCgtggagtcagctgatgacccctgatgctgcaatgctgctctgatcagcagaaatccaCAGGCAATTGGACTgcaactgagggagtcgcgctgtcagcggtgacgtcattgaggtagtgtcggggtgtgcggtgatgatgatgcatgcgggagtgccggggtgtgtgcggggatgatgtgtgcgGGCCATCTTACCTACAGCCTGCATTTtcacagtgagcagcagagcatgactccggagagcagtgaggagtgacagatttatggccagaggtgaagacccgggagcggtgagcacagggaagtTAATTCTCCCTTAGCTGGCAACTGgtaactggcagtcagtgtgcAGCATATTAAGGGGCCGGCGGCTGTGTaggagactttaacccatagagtgctggagggtctggagtgtgtgccttgaaaaacaggccctgcagattcttcctgacacatgaaaacaaataagtggcacatattgaagtccccacgctgcgcaggcctgcatcatcctgaaaaatacaccctgagtgctgtgctgccctgggactcccttcattcttattatccaccatataagtggctgttttccggctctctggacgtggtgaggaagtggagacagacatattactaaatatacattataaaaggcacagattcagacgcacgggggcacgataagagaggggtgcagattcagcaaatccccagtgtatcaataggagtacccctaaacaaagtggagctattgacaaacttaaggagttcgcaaggggtggtcaggcagatgcccctaaaggcaagagaaatgccaccccaaaaggtcaggcactattggatgacgggtcagaggatcaagatgatttaaccctgaggcaggtgtatgaacagcttctagaagcaatttctacaagcaacagcacCCTGACAGGGAAgattgagcaggtacattcagaggtgggcctcctgcatcaggacatgcaatccctgagggcccgaacagcggaagtcgagacgcgagtgtctgaactggaggatcaaactgtaacactcaaaacaaaaatgaccacaatggccggatcggcaaatgcatggcgccagaaagcagacgatctggagaaccgcatgcgtcgaaacaatatacaAATCATAGGACTGCCGgagcgctcggaaggtcagcatccggaacaattcctggaggattggctgaaatgtaatctcggagagcagttctcctcgacatttgcaGTGGGGAGGGCGCGCAGAGTTCcaacgaggcctcctattccaggcgcgccaccacgtccctttttagcaaggatgctcaactacagagatagagacagcactccgtctggcccgacagaagagcccactcaagttcaataatgctgcgctctcgatctttccggacttttcggtggacctccagaaacagagggcccacttcatggaggtgaaaaAGAAATgaagggagcggaacatcatctactctatgctgtaccctgcccgacttcgcatagtgcatgaagggtcgtctctgttttttactacacctgctgaggctgaggactggctacaggtacacccgaaacctaaggggcagaagcaatgagattactttcctaggtgacattttctgtgccccctggcgaccctcttcttccatggttgcttgaagccccctttggagacagatgggacttccccgtgcctcgagtgatggaggaattggccaggaattggttcttgtgaaatgggagccatatcttgtgcacccttataccacctataccaggacactgtattcagtggtggtatccccattgaagtttgaaatgttttacaggacttatcggaaaggtcctgaagttcgatattggttctatatgtttacagctgcaattgcattaactttatttctttgcaatgacaggcttattactgttggagggttaaccacacttaattgcagggcagaaagcgtcttatacctgggatcctggttctataaaaagatctatgtgatatggggtcagagctaatatttatgacctggaatgtcagaggccttaaaatcgcccaaaaaacgtattaaggtattctcccaaattaagcaagtcaaggcccaactggtggtactggtagagactcacctcacacaggacacagccagactagtaaacaaaccgtgggtacaatggtcggcacatgcgttccacaccagctactccaggggtgtctctctattagtccatagacatatccgttgggaagtgaaggtggtgaggcgtgacccagaggggcgatttgtgtttatatatgcgtctataaactctagagattatgtgctgttatgtatttacaaccccccgccagctcgcatctccattcttactacaagcactgagctttgccctcaattatccagatgcgtatgtgttttgtatgggggattttaatcttgtgatgaatgaggagcaggacaggtttcggatggaaggaggggggacaacattcggccacacacttgactgatttgcagcaatgcggggagggaggtgggtggattgacctttggcgactccggcatcctaacacccgagaatatacatgtcattcttctactagacgcacgctgtcctgactggattatatttttgggtaaagcaatatcgcaacctgggtggatgacgtggtacacggggtcaggggcatatcagatcacagcccagtgattcttactatgaagactaaccaaggtgttggtaaacccttttggaggttaaaccccttttggctgaaactaatagatcaaagtgatagaactctgacccaaatagaggatttcctggaagcccaccctaaaccccgGAATATTAACTTAGTGTGGGACAttcttaaagcctaccttagagggtgtttgtcttcaaccataacatatcttaaaagactgactaaaactgaggatgatatagtagagggtagacttagggactcagaggcaatatatatatcggccccaaccgatggaaatagggcggcatggatgcaatcatataggttatatatgcagcactttgagaccaagtccaaacgcaaattgttctttacccgacaatcatattttgagcttggaaatcaatccagtaaattattggcatatatggttaggcaacacaacaagTCAAATACAATAATGGGTATATGGAGGATgaatggctcaatagctacatcccctgaagatattttagagtgcttttgtgaatactataaaaccctatacactttcagaaatcctcatggagttcaaagttgcgtgagATATTTGTCGGATTTgaagtttcccactttgagtggatcacaacgggagtctctggaggcgaacatcacactggatgaagtgattactgccatctcggatatggctagggggaaatctccgggtccagatggccttcccatagaattctatagtaaatattgtgacgtattggccccgattcttttagaggttttctcacatttttcagccggcaactctctacctgcctccttatatgaagcacatatagtcgtgctgaggaaggagggtaaagacccattagactgcggttcataccttcctatatccctagttaatgtaattacaagatctttaccaaaatactggcgtccaggcttaattcagtcatattgagtatagttcacccagctcaaaccggatttatgcctgggaaaaacacctctataaatataagacggttccagtccatagtgcaatatagcacactggtccaggagaatgagtgggccttggcctcgctggacgcggccaaggcatttgactcggtagaatggccatttttatttgcctgcctccagagattcgcctttgggcctaaattcagtaattggattcatatgttgtataggtccccgacagccaggatactagtcaatggtgctatgtctacacccttctcattgaatcggggcacaagacagggatgccctctgtctccagcattgtttgcactagttattgaagctttggcaattagaatccgctctcatccacagatcactggaatcactatagccaaccgcacagatcaaataggattgtatgcggatgacatggttgtcttcttagatcgagtgcaagagactctactgGAGGTTATAGACAATATagataaatttggggagttttcgggactacgcatgaactgggataagtcggctttgatgccattaatgcatgggtctggaatttcaatggagggtaggtcacctttgcaagtggtaactagctttaaatatctgggaatacacatacagaaagaccatacactagaccttcagacgagtataacaccacttctggagcacgttaaacttaaatataacttgtggagcaagctaccgctgtcagtggttggcagaataaatgtaatcaaaatgatattacttccaaagcttagttatacactacaacatagtgcagtatcagtacccaaatccttcttctcaatgttgaactcacttactacctctttcataagggggaaatccagacccaaacttcggttatccattttacagagatccaaaagactgggagggatggctttaccggagttcttcctctactacctcgcgggacagcttagggcactagagacttggatgcctggatgttagctgccaaactctgagagtcacttggcacacgcggctgggactgattgtttagtgggttttctggaatcagatggactgagaacaccacagcaattacccctcctcaggttggcaagattagtctgacgacaagccaagagggtggtacacttcgaaggggtggtggcggaactcccattatgggggaatagccacttccatactctgagagatcacccctcggcgcaattctgggccactcacagcgtcagtgcattaggtgatctttttgtcccgggaaccacaaccttcaagtcctttgaacaagtccagattgaatataatgttccaagatcacagtttttttaGATACCtggagattcgcacagcgattcaatcccacatacagaaaattggagtgaggaaattgatatcatcacttcctataataggtattctaaaatcacaaggacctcgaggcctaatctcagctatatatacttacctgttgtcggtgggggtggagttggaccccttgccagcccaggatagatggaaatctctaattccctctctacagggagaggaa containing:
- the LOC142313034 gene encoding uncharacterized protein LOC142313034 — translated: MVILCDVSPGVNSSTGLSSKRTTPERCPRPLLPQDCKQEDPDVPQDHQGEDLPHINTTETYVRGDERSKEEIPTDNRPGDCIRRSEGLLASSDFQLYDVDVPQDTNEEHFLIPAVSSVHHSKDLSSDPQGIKENKSNRSDVITIKGIKIFSCSECGKYFNCQSTLVVHKRSHTGEKSYSCPECGKCFVTKSKLVTHQRTHTGEKPFSCSECEKYFAKKSNLLTHQRAHTGEMPFLCVECGKCFKEKSSLMTHRKTHIGEKPFSCSECGKRFTRKSSLVTHQRTHTGEKPFSCSHCGKCFNRLACLVNHQRIHTGEKPFSCSHCGKCFNQISSLVKHKRIHTGEKPYTCSDCRKCFVSKSNLVSHQKTHRGKKP